CCCCGGCAGGCGATGCTCTTCGATATGGATCAGCGGCACTTCTAAGGTGAGATTGGCGTGCGGAAAAACCTTGGTGAAATAAACCAACTCGTCAAACAGATCGAGCCAGGTCCCTTTCTTGGGGCTGAGTCGGTTGCTGAGGATCTTGCCGCCGCTGCTGTCGCGCTTGATGATTCGCTTCCGTTGGATCAGCGGCTTGACGACACGAACAGGCCGCTGCTGGACCAGCGCCGCGATCTTGGGACCAATCGCCGAGAGTGATGCGCACTGCACTTCGACCAGTTCTTCGCCGACGACGGCGTCAATCCGATAGCGGCCAAACCGCACTTCGGTCGCGGCGTCTGCGCCGGCGTAGAGATTTTTCAGTTGACGGTGAAGTGACTTTTCCACGGCGCGATCTGCGGCTAAAGGAGTAGGGGGAAATTACACGCCGATCGGACAAAATGCGCTGAAGACAGGACCGGATCTTGAATTCGTATCGATTTTGGTTCAAATGGGTGTTTGAATGTTCCCTCTCTCGGCACGTTTGGTAGGGATGAGTCGCCGCGCTGGCGCGGTTAAAATAGGGGATACCCTACTCTCCCGTGGCGAAACGTTGAAGGTCAATTGATGATTTCCCGCCCCCTGTGGATCTGCTGCGTGGCCGAATTGATCGGCACGTTTCTGCTGATTTTCTTCGGCACTGGCGCCGTGCAAACGGCCGTATTGCATGGTGATTTGGCCGGGCTTTGGCAGGTTGGGATCGTCTGGGGCGTCGCGATCATGCTGGCGATTTATACGGTCGGGCCAATCAGCGGCGCTCATATCAACCCGGCGATCACGATCGGGCTGTCGACGTGGGGACTGTTTCCGGCAGGGCGCGTCGCGCCCTATGTTGGCTCGCAATTGGTGGGCGCGATTGCGGCGGCGGGGTTGTTGTTTGCGATCAACGCATCCTATTTCAGCGCGACGGAAGCCGAGCGTGGGATCGTACGAGGAGAACCGGCCAGCATTGTGACGGCGATGTGTTTTGGCGAGTACTATCCCAATCCCGGCAAGCTGGGAAATGCGGCCGTGACGGAAGCTGATCTGGCGGTTTGGCAGGCAAGTTTCAGTCAGCCGATGGCCTGTTTGGCCGAAGCGGTGGGAACCGCGATCTTGGCGATGGTCGTGTTGGCGACGACGGAAAAAGAGAACCTGGGAGGGCCCAAGAATCTGGCGCCGGTCTTTATTGGTTTATGCGTCGCGGTGCTGATTTGCGTAATCGCGCCGCTCACGCAAGCTTGTTTTAATCCGGCGCGCGATTTTGGGCCGCGCTTGTTCGCTTATTTCGCCGGTTGGGGAAGCGCTGCGATTCCTGGTCCCAACGGAATCGGCATGGTTACGGTTTATATCGTTGCGCCGATTATCGGCTCGATCATTGGCTGCGGTCTCTATCAAAAATTGGTGCGACCGTATGTCATCGAACCGACGCCGACGGCGGACTAATTTCAAAATCAATCACTCGACCATTTACTTTCTCGGAGCACCTCGCATGTCGACTTCCCCCCATGAAACCGGCTTGATTCGTTTTGTCATGATCGGCGGATTTTTGGGCGCCGGCAAAACGACCACCATCGGTCGATTGGCTCAGCACTATCGCGATCAAGGTTTGAATGTCGGGATCGTCACCAACGATCAGGCGACTGATCTGGTCGACACGCAGATGCTCCGCTCGCAAGGTTTTCGGGTGGGTGAAGTCGCCGGCGCATGCTTCTGTTGCAACTTCAACGAACTAACCGGCACGGTGGAAAAGTTGGCCAAGGAAGATCGTCCAGACATCGTCATCGCCGAGCCGGTCGGCAGTTGCACCGATCTGGTCGCGACCGTCGTGCAGCCGCTAGTTCGCATGTTTGACGCCCAGTTTGACGTCGCTCCTTACGGCGTAATTTTGAAACCGTCGCACGGGCTCCGCATTTTGCAGGGAGAGGATAACGGCGGCTTCTCTCCCAAGGCGGCCTACATCTTCAAAAAGCAATTGGAAGAAGCCGATTTTGTGATTATCAATCGGATCGACGAACTCGAAGCCGAAAAAGTCGATCTGCTCGCCAACTTGATCGCGGAAGAATTTCCCGGTACGCCGATCTTGCGGACATCGGCCAAAACCGGCGCCGGCTTTGACGCGCTGTTAGAGCTGATCGATCAACAAGGAGAGTTTGGCAAGAAAATTCTCGACATTGATTACGACGTTTATGCCGAAGGGGAAGCGGAGTTGGGCTGGCTCAACAGCAGTCTGAAAGCGACCGCGTCGCAAGCGTTTGATCTCGACGCTTTTTTGATGGCGATCATGAACTCGTTGCAAAAGACCTTGGCCAACGCCGACGCCGAAACTGCCCACCTAAAGACAATCGGTCTGTGGGAAGGTTTTTATGGGGTCGCCAACTTGGTCAGCAGCGATACGGCGCCGATCCTATCGTTGCCCTCGAATTGCCAGACGAAGGAAGCCGACGTGGTGGTCAACGCGCGGGTTGGAATTTCGCCCGAGGAACTTCGCCAGCAAGTTGACGACGCGATCGACGCGGCGGCGAAGCAATTCGGCGTGCGGATCGAACGACAGCAAACGCAATACTTTCGCCCGGGACGGCCGGTGCCGACTCATCGGTTCTCGACGCCGAAGTAGAAAGAAAGCGGAAAGCGGGGGGCTTGCTTATGTCGCTATTTCGCGAATGACGCGGCAGGGGTTTCCGGCGGCTAAGACGCCGGGCGGGATGGATTTGGTGACGACGCTGCCGGCGCCGATTACGGTTTTCGATCCTATGCTGACGCCTGGGCAGACGATCGCTCCGCCGCCGATCCAGACGTCGGAACCAATCGTCACCGGTTTGCCGAATTCTTGCGTCCGCCGCAGTTGGGCGTCTAGCGGATGGGT
The nucleotide sequence above comes from Blastopirellula sp. J2-11. Encoded proteins:
- a CDS encoding MIP/aquaporin family protein — translated: MISRPLWICCVAELIGTFLLIFFGTGAVQTAVLHGDLAGLWQVGIVWGVAIMLAIYTVGPISGAHINPAITIGLSTWGLFPAGRVAPYVGSQLVGAIAAAGLLFAINASYFSATEAERGIVRGEPASIVTAMCFGEYYPNPGKLGNAAVTEADLAVWQASFSQPMACLAEAVGTAILAMVVLATTEKENLGGPKNLAPVFIGLCVAVLICVIAPLTQACFNPARDFGPRLFAYFAGWGSAAIPGPNGIGMVTVYIVAPIIGSIIGCGLYQKLVRPYVIEPTPTAD
- a CDS encoding GTP-binding protein codes for the protein MSTSPHETGLIRFVMIGGFLGAGKTTTIGRLAQHYRDQGLNVGIVTNDQATDLVDTQMLRSQGFRVGEVAGACFCCNFNELTGTVEKLAKEDRPDIVIAEPVGSCTDLVATVVQPLVRMFDAQFDVAPYGVILKPSHGLRILQGEDNGGFSPKAAYIFKKQLEEADFVIINRIDELEAEKVDLLANLIAEEFPGTPILRTSAKTGAGFDALLELIDQQGEFGKKILDIDYDVYAEGEAELGWLNSSLKATASQAFDLDAFLMAIMNSLQKTLANADAETAHLKTIGLWEGFYGVANLVSSDTAPILSLPSNCQTKEADVVVNARVGISPEELRQQVDDAIDAAAKQFGVRIERQQTQYFRPGRPVPTHRFSTPK